The Cellulomonas flavigena DSM 20109 DNA segment GGCGTCATGAAGCAGTCGGTGCCCGCCTCCTTGCCGGTGTACCCGACGGCGTCGAGCCGCAGCATGGTCACACCGCCCGCGGTGAGCGCGTCGACGACGGCCGTCAGGTACTCCCACGCCTGCGGGGTCCGCAGGTCGAGGTCGACCTGGTCGGGCGTGAACGTCGTCCACACCAGACGCCTGCGACCGCCGAGGGTCATCACGGTGAACGGCAGGCCCGGGCGCGGGCGGTAGATGCGCGCGAGGTCCTCCTCCGACGCGCCGTCGGGGAACACGGCACCGAGCGTGAGGAACATCGGCGCGTGCGGGGAGGCGTCGCCGCGCTCGCGCACGTCGCGGAACTGCGCGGAGTCCGCAGAGACGTGGTTGACGATGACGTCGGCCATCACCTCACGGCCGGCGCCGAGCGCGCGGACGTCGTCCCACGTGCCCAGGCGGGGGTCGACCTGGGTGTGGTCGCGCGGGTCGAACCCGGCGTCGGCGCCGTCGAACGGCGGGTAGAACGGCAGCACGTGCACGCCGCCGAACGCGCCGGCAAGCGGCCCGTCGAGGAGCGCGCGCAGGCCGGGCAGGTCCCCGGCGAGGCGGTCGGCGTAGGTGATGAGCTGCGGGCCGTGGGTCACGGTGGACTCCCGTCGTGGGTGCGGTCGCACGGAGGTGGAGGCCGCGCCGCCCCGGCAGGGGGCTCTCGGGGCGGCGCGGCGGTCAGGGGGCGGCGGGCGGTGGGGCGTCCGACGCGGGTCGCTCGCGCAGCCGCGCGAGCCAGCGGGCACGGGCGTGCCGCGCATCGCGGGACACGGGCGCGTCGGGCACGAGCCCGTCGAACCCATGGCAACCGCCGGGCCACACGTGCAGCTCGGCGTCGCCGCCGTCGGCCCAGAGGCGTGCGGCGTACGCGACGCACTCGTCGCGGAACGTCTCGGCGGACCCGACGTCGACGTAGGTGGGCGGCAGCCCGGCGAGCGACGCGGCGCGTGCGGCGGACGCGTACGGCGGTGTGCCGGGCCCGCCGGCTGCGCCCGGCAGGTACGCGGCCCAGCCGGTGGCGTTGGCGGTGCGGTCCCAGGTGCCGACGCCGGCCATCTGGTGCCCCGAGGCGCTGTCGTTGCGGTCGTCGAGCATGGGGCACACGAGCAGCTGGCCGGCCAGGCCCGGGCCGCCGCGGTCCCGCACCAGCAGCGCGAGCGCGGCCGCGAGCCCGGCGCCGGCGCTGACCCCGGTGACGACGACACAGCCCGCGTCGAGCCCGAGCTCGTCCGCCTGCGCGACGACGCCCAGCAGCCCCGCGTACGCGTCCTCGACGGCCGCCGGGTACGGGTGCTCGGGCGCGAGCCGGTAGTCGACCGACGCGATCGCCCACCCGGGCGCCGACGACGCGACCACGGCCACGTCGTCCGCCACCGTGCCGAGCACCAGGCCACCGCCGTGCAGGTGCAGCAGCAGCGGCGCCGGGCCGGCACCGGGTGGGCGCAGCAGCGCGACGCGCACGTCGCCGTCCGGGCTCGCCCCGGATCCCGGCACGGTGTGCCACGTCAGCGTGCGCCCGCACGACCGCGCGACCTCGTCGAGGTCCGGTGGCACGGTGCGCGCACGCAGCGGCGCGATGCCGTCGGGCGCCAGCGTCGTGACGACGTCGGCGGCCCGGGCCACGAGCGCGGCGGCGATCGCGGGGTCGAACGGCGGGCGGGTGGCGGTCATCCCTTCAGCGCCCCCTGCATGAGCGCGCTGACGAACTGCCGCTGGAACGCGAGGAACACGATGAGGGTCGGGGTGAGGATCAGCAGCGAGCCCGCGCACAGCAGCGGGATGTCGGTGCCCCACTGCCCCTGGAACGCACCCAGGGCCCCGGCCATCGTGCGGTTCTTCGGGTCGTCGACGAGCACGACCGCGAGGAGGAACTGGTTCCACGTCCACAGGAACATGAGGATCCCGAGGGACGACAGCGCGGGCCTCGACAGCGGCACGTGCACGCGCGTGAACAGGTTCCACGTGTTCGCGCCGTCGATGCGCGCGGCCTCCGAGAGGTCCGGCGGCATCGTGACGAAGTGCGCGCGCATCCACATGACCGCGAACGGCATGTACAGGCCCAGCAGCGGCAGGATGATCGCCCACCGGGTGTTGAGCAGCTGCAGGTCCCGCATCTGGTAGTACAGCGGGACGATGATCGCCTGGAACGGCAGGGTCAGGCCGAGCACGAAGCCCAGGAAGATCCAGCGGTGGCCGGGCGGGCGCAGGTGCCCCAGGGAGAACCCGGCGAGCGTCGCGATGAGCAGCGCCGCGGGCACCACGCCGAGCTCGATGAGGAAGCTCGACCACAGCAGCGCCCACATGTCGGCGGCCTGGAAGGCGTCGACGAAGTTCGACCAGTACGGCGTCTCGGGCCACGCGAGGCCCGACGGGTACGT contains these protein-coding regions:
- a CDS encoding carbohydrate ABC transporter permease yields the protein MIVSRRERWLGHALLILLMAVTVVPFVSLFVTALHQPGTYPSGLAWPETPYWSNFVDAFQAADMWALLWSSFLIELGVVPAALLIATLAGFSLGHLRPPGHRWIFLGFVLGLTLPFQAIIVPLYYQMRDLQLLNTRWAIILPLLGLYMPFAVMWMRAHFVTMPPDLSEAARIDGANTWNLFTRVHVPLSRPALSSLGILMFLWTWNQFLLAVVLVDDPKNRTMAGALGAFQGQWGTDIPLLCAGSLLILTPTLIVFLAFQRQFVSALMQGALKG
- a CDS encoding alpha/beta hydrolase fold domain-containing protein, with protein sequence MTATRPPFDPAIAAALVARAADVVTTLAPDGIAPLRARTVPPDLDEVARSCGRTLTWHTVPGSGASPDGDVRVALLRPPGAGPAPLLLHLHGGGLVLGTVADDVAVVASSAPGWAIASVDYRLAPEHPYPAAVEDAYAGLLGVVAQADELGLDAGCVVVTGVSAGAGLAAALALLVRDRGGPGLAGQLLVCPMLDDRNDSASGHQMAGVGTWDRTANATGWAAYLPGAAGGPGTPPYASAARAASLAGLPPTYVDVGSAETFRDECVAYAARLWADGGDAELHVWPGGCHGFDGLVPDAPVSRDARHARARWLARLRERPASDAPPPAAP